Proteins from a genomic interval of Methanofollis formosanus:
- a CDS encoding right-handed parallel beta-helix repeat-containing protein, translating into MEKEVPEIIINPSNIFRILICVSILGYLVSGVAASPPPAYSVNATGWWDETGAFNPAPANPIQAALTNASAGSVVTVVEQTSYPSSLVFDAKSITLDLNGSILDGSAITDRPGITLAGANDVTIKNGQIAHYQDSIQFTGNSDGVSISDVAIVSSGRHGIYFYRDCANTVFSNITITDPKKTGITKYDYSKLANITVRDSTVTNAGNNGIVLNDYSSYHVRDIVLSNVTVTNVTETGISVGQDRISQSRNVTVRDCTVKGAGENGVRVLGRGTVVIDGVETGENGNNAGDGSYYGLYLKGFDAPTVTLTNTTVENNRNGLYLDGVSDLLLDGDVIVRDNGGYPYYLRSCDNITVRDNTLGPKKPYTHGLYLAAVTNSTFQNITVASPDQHGIYFREDCANTLFSNITITDPKKTGITKYDSSKLANITVRDSTVTNAGNNGIVLNDYSSYHVRDIVLSNVTVTNVTETGISVGQDRISQSRNVTVRDCTVKGAGENGVRVLGRGTVVIDGVETGENGNNAGDGSYYGLYLKGFDAPTVTLTNTTIENNTNGLYLNGVSDILLDGGVIVRDNGGYPYYLQNCDNITVRDNTLGPKKPYTHGLYLAAVTNSTFRNITVASPDQHGIYFREDCANMVFSNVTITDPKKTGITKYDSSKLANITVRDSTVTNAGNNGIVLNDYSSYYVRDIVLSNVTVTNVTETGISVGQDRTSQSGNVTVRDCTVKGAGENGVRVLGRGKVVIDGVETRENGGKAGDGSYYGLYLRGYDDPTVTLTNTTIENNTNGLYLNGVSDILLDGGVIVRDNGGYPYYLQSCDNITVRDNTLGPKPYTRGLYLAAVTNSTFRNITIDRANGDALWFEGTSTGLVFDAITITKPGKSGIYFYRDCANTVFSNVTITDPAAGITKYYSSNLANITVRDSTVTNARGDGIALDDDSSHAVRDIALTNVTVRNATGNGIIIRQDSREESRNITLRDCTVEGAEKYGVELRARGTAVIDGVETRENGDNAGDGTYYGLYLKGYDAPTVTLINTTVEKNRNGLYLEQVSDLLLDNGVTVLDNGGYPYNLQNCDNITVRDHALGPKSYTHGLYLASVTNSTFKNITVASPDQHGIYFRGDCANTIFSNITITDPAAGITKYYSSNLANITIRDSTVTNASENGIVLDDDSSHAVRDIVLTNVTVRNTTGNGIIVGQESRAESKNITLQDCTVEGSGNHGIELKARGGVRVLDCEASGNARTGMVLTGIERPLLVFENATITGNNQAMQITGINATITDSALAGTTGDLDLRGNAHITLSNTTHDRTKVTLDGTSRLAVLWPLIVTTTDLTGNVVAGADVTAADVNGTVALTAQTGADGRTGPHLLTEYTRNGTAPAVLSTPYTLTASAPIGSASDTTDLSSPTTVTLRLFKDTEPPAITYVAPTPEDGARSPANVTVKVLVTDDVGVAGALLEVNGVNATMNLDGAGTTVYASAKITGDGVHRYRVYANDSAGNMNVTGMRSVGISTTPPPGVTDLAATTISETAITWTWTDPADPTFDRVMLFLNGTFLTNVSVGVGTYTTTDLAPDTAYLLSTRSVDFCGQANATWVSTTARTAPDRTPPASVTDLTAATVSETAITWTWTDPADADFDRVMLALDGTFLTNVSAGVGTYTTTDLAPDTAYLLSTRTVDIAGNLNQTWVNATARTTPDQTPPAGVTDLTAATISETAITWTWTDPADADFAAVRVYWDGALVEVPAGEEHFNATGLAPDTGYQIGTRTVDTAGNLNQTWVNATARTAPDRTPPAGVTDLTAATVSETAITWTWTDPADADFAAVRVYWNGTDVEVPAGEEHFNATGLAPDTGYQIGTRTVDTAGNLNQTWVNATARTAPDRIPPASVTDLTAATISETAITWTWTDPADADFDRVMLSLNGTFLTNVSAGVGTYTTTDLAPDTGYQIGTRTVDTAGNINQTRVNATARTAPDQTPPAGVTDLTAATISETAITWTWTDPADADFAAVRVYWNGTDVEVPAGDEHFNATGLAPDTGYQIGTRTVDTAGNINQTWVNATARTASVQPSPTPTSSSSGSGGGNSRTSAASAKPLLPDQQSSLSFKGTAIYVIDVIAADATRDLLFTVEDAGSLPAGIPCPDDETYCIEHVEQYRTNDSDIATATIRFSVSKAWLDERGYHFSDIVLLRFHNGVWTEIPTTFEGEKDGYYYYSAETPGFSYFAIVYRENGTIVPEVTAPAREAAANTSVTSEPTPPPEATRTTPTQSPSVIFGILGTSIAIIVASGAARIRKR; encoded by the coding sequence ATGGAAAAAGAAGTTCCTGAGATTATAATAAATCCATCAAACATCTTCAGAATTCTCATCTGCGTATCGATCCTCGGATATCTGGTATCCGGGGTGGCGGCCTCCCCTCCGCCTGCGTACTCGGTGAACGCCACCGGGTGGTGGGACGAGACCGGTGCTTTCAACCCTGCCCCGGCAAACCCCATCCAGGCGGCGCTGACCAACGCCTCTGCCGGCAGCGTGGTCACTGTCGTTGAACAGACATCCTATCCTTCTTCCCTCGTCTTCGATGCAAAATCGATCACCCTCGACCTCAACGGATCGATACTTGACGGGTCGGCGATCACGGACCGGCCAGGGATCACGCTTGCAGGCGCGAATGACGTCACGATCAAAAACGGTCAAATCGCCCATTATCAGGACAGCATCCAATTCACGGGGAACTCTGACGGCGTTTCGATCTCTGACGTGGCCATTGTGAGTTCCGGGCGGCACGGGATCTACTTCTACAGGGACTGTGCAAACACCGTCTTCTCGAACATCACCATCACCGATCCGAAGAAGACGGGCATCACGAAGTACGATTATTCCAAACTTGCAAACATCACCGTCCGCGACAGCACGGTGACCAACGCCGGCAACAACGGCATCGTCCTGAATGACTACAGTTCCTATCATGTTCGCGACATCGTCCTCTCAAACGTCACGGTTACGAACGTCACAGAAACCGGCATCAGCGTCGGGCAGGACCGCATATCACAGAGCAGGAACGTTACGGTGCGCGACTGCACCGTCAAAGGGGCAGGTGAGAACGGCGTCCGAGTGCTTGGCCGGGGCACGGTGGTCATCGACGGCGTCGAGACCGGAGAGAACGGGAACAACGCCGGGGACGGCTCCTATTATGGCCTCTATCTCAAGGGATTCGACGCCCCGACCGTCACCCTCACCAACACCACCGTCGAGAACAACAGGAACGGCCTCTATCTGGATGGAGTCTCCGATCTCCTCCTGGACGGCGACGTCATCGTCCGGGACAATGGCGGGTATCCCTATTATCTGCGAAGCTGCGACAACATCACCGTCCGGGACAACACTCTCGGCCCGAAGAAACCCTATACCCACGGCCTCTACCTCGCCGCAGTGACGAACAGCACCTTCCAGAACATCACCGTCGCCTCCCCCGACCAGCACGGGATCTACTTCAGGGAGGACTGTGCGAACACTCTCTTCTCGAACATCACCATCACCGATCCGAAGAAGACGGGCATCACGAAGTACGATTCTTCCAAACTTGCAAACATCACCGTCCGCGACAGCACGGTGACCAACGCCGGCAACAACGGCATCGTCCTGAATGACTACAGTTCCTATCATGTTCGCGACATCGTCCTCTCAAACGTCACGGTTACGAACGTCACAGAAACCGGCATCAGCGTCGGGCAGGACCGCATATCACAGAGCAGGAACGTTACGGTGCGCGACTGCACCGTCAAAGGGGCAGGTGAGAACGGCGTCCGGGTGCTTGGCCGGGGCACGGTGGTCATCGACGGCGTCGAGACCGGAGAGAACGGGAACAACGCCGGGGACGGCTCCTATTATGGCCTCTATCTCAAGGGATTCGACGCCCCGACCGTCACCCTCACCAACACCACCATTGAGAACAACACGAACGGCCTCTATCTGAACGGAGTCTCCGATATCCTCCTGGACGGCGGCGTCATCGTCCGGGACAATGGGGGGTATCCCTATTATCTGCAAAACTGCGACAACATCACCGTCCGGGACAACACTCTCGGCCCGAAGAAACCCTATACCCACGGCCTCTACCTCGCCGCAGTGACGAACAGCACCTTCCGGAACATCACCGTCGCCTCCCCCGACCAGCACGGGATCTACTTCAGGGAGGACTGTGCAAACATGGTCTTCTCGAACGTCACCATCACCGATCCGAAGAAGACGGGCATCACGAAGTACGATTCTTCCAAACTTGCAAACATCACCGTCCGCGACAGCACGGTGACCAACGCCGGCAACAACGGCATCGTCCTGAATGACTACAGTTCCTATTATGTCCGCGACATCGTCCTCTCAAACGTCACGGTTACGAACGTCACAGAAACCGGCATCAGCGTCGGGCAGGACCGCACGTCACAGAGCGGGAATGTTACGGTGCGCGACTGCACCGTCAAAGGAGCAGGTGAGAACGGCGTCCGGGTGCTTGGCCGGGGCAAGGTGGTCATCGACGGCGTCGAGACCAGAGAGAACGGGGGCAAAGCCGGGGACGGCTCCTATTATGGCCTCTATCTCAGGGGATACGATGACCCGACCGTCACCCTCACCAACACCACCATTGAGAACAACACGAACGGCCTCTATCTGAACGGAGTCTCCGATATCCTCCTGGACGGCGGCGTCATCGTCCGGGACAATGGCGGGTATCCCTATTATCTGCAAAGCTGCGACAACATCACCGTCCGGGACAACACTCTCGGCCCGAAACCCTATACCCGCGGCCTCTACCTCGCCGCAGTGACGAACAGCACCTTCCGGAACATCACCATCGACAGAGCAAACGGCGACGCACTCTGGTTTGAGGGCACATCCACAGGACTTGTCTTCGACGCCATCACCATCACGAAACCAGGCAAAAGCGGGATCTACTTCTACAGGGACTGTGCGAACACCGTCTTCTCGAACGTCACCATCACCGATCCGGCGGCGGGCATCACGAAGTACTATTCTTCCAACCTTGCAAACATCACCGTCCGCGACAGCACCGTGACCAACGCCAGGGGAGACGGCATCGCCCTCGACGACGACTCTTCTCACGCGGTCCGCGACATTGCCCTCACCAATGTCACGGTCAGGAACGCAACAGGAAACGGCATCATCATCAGGCAGGACAGTCGTGAAGAGAGCAGGAACATCACTCTCCGGGACTGCACCGTCGAAGGAGCAGAAAAGTACGGAGTTGAACTCAGGGCGAGAGGGACGGCCGTCATCGACGGCGTCGAGACCAGAGAGAACGGCGACAACGCCGGGGACGGCACCTATTACGGCCTCTATCTCAAGGGATACGACGCCCCGACCGTCACCCTCATCAACACCACCGTCGAGAAGAACAGGAACGGCCTCTATCTGGAACAAGTCTCCGATCTTCTTCTGGACAACGGCGTCACCGTCCTGGACAATGGTGGGTATCCCTATAATCTGCAAAACTGCGACAACATCACCGTCCGCGACCACGCTCTCGGCCCGAAATCCTATACCCACGGCCTCTACCTCGCCTCAGTGACAAACAGCACCTTCAAGAATATCACCGTCGCCTCCCCTGACCAGCACGGGATCTACTTCAGGGGGGACTGTGCGAACACCATCTTCTCGAACATCACCATCACCGATCCGGCGGCGGGCATCACGAAGTACTATTCTTCCAACCTTGCAAACATCACCATCCGCGACAGCACCGTGACCAACGCCAGCGAAAACGGCATCGTCCTCGACGACGACTCTTCTCACGCGGTCCGCGACATCGTCCTCACCAATGTCACGGTCAGGAACACAACAGGAAACGGCATCATCGTCGGGCAGGAAAGTCGTGCGGAGAGCAAGAACATCACCCTCCAGGACTGCACCGTCGAAGGATCCGGGAACCACGGCATCGAACTCAAGGCCAGGGGCGGAGTACGGGTTCTCGACTGCGAGGCCAGCGGGAACGCCCGGACCGGCATGGTCCTGACCGGCATCGAGCGGCCCCTCCTTGTCTTTGAGAACGCCACAATCACCGGAAACAACCAGGCCATGCAGATCACCGGCATCAACGCCACGATCACCGACTCCGCCCTTGCCGGCACCACCGGAGACCTCGACCTGAGAGGGAACGCACACATCACGCTCTCGAACACCACCCACGACCGGACAAAGGTCACGCTTGACGGAACCTCCCGCCTCGCCGTCCTCTGGCCGCTCATCGTCACGACCACCGATCTGACAGGGAACGTCGTCGCCGGCGCGGACGTCACCGCCGCCGACGTGAACGGGACCGTGGCACTCACCGCACAGACCGGCGCAGACGGCCGGACCGGCCCGCACCTCCTCACAGAATACACCCGGAACGGCACCGCACCCGCGGTCCTCTCCACACCCTACACCTTGACGGCCAGCGCTCCGATCGGTTCGGCCTCAGACACCACCGACCTCTCCAGCCCCACGACCGTGACCCTCCGCCTCTTCAAGGACACCGAACCCCCGGCGATCACCTATGTGGCGCCGACCCCTGAGGACGGGGCCAGGTCGCCCGCGAACGTCACGGTAAAGGTACTCGTCACCGACGACGTCGGCGTCGCCGGGGCACTCCTCGAAGTGAACGGCGTCAACGCCACGATGAATCTCGACGGAGCCGGGACGACAGTGTACGCCAGCGCGAAGATCACCGGGGACGGCGTCCACCGGTACCGCGTCTATGCCAATGACTCTGCCGGGAACATGAACGTCACCGGAATGCGGAGCGTGGGCATCAGCACCACTCCCCCGCCCGGCGTCACCGATCTCGCCGCCACCACGATCTCGGAGACCGCGATCACATGGACCTGGACCGACCCGGCAGACCCGACCTTCGACCGGGTGATGCTTTTCCTCAACGGCACCTTCCTGACCAACGTCTCGGTGGGCGTCGGCACCTACACCACGACCGACCTCGCACCCGACACCGCTTACCTCCTCAGCACCAGGAGCGTCGACTTCTGCGGCCAGGCCAACGCCACATGGGTGAGCACCACCGCGAGGACCGCACCGGACCGCACCCCGCCGGCAAGCGTCACCGACCTGACCGCCGCCACGGTCTCGGAGACCGCGATCACCTGGACCTGGACCGACCCGGCAGATGCGGACTTCGACCGGGTGATGCTCGCCCTCGACGGCACCTTCCTGACCAACGTCTCGGCGGGCGTCGGCACCTACACCACGACCGACCTCGCACCCGACACCGCATATCTCCTCAGTACCAGGACCGTCGACATCGCTGGCAACCTCAATCAGACCTGGGTGAACGCCACCGCAAGGACCACACCGGACCAGACCCCACCGGCAGGCGTTACCGACCTGACCGCCGCCACGATCTCGGAGACCGCGATCACATGGACCTGGACCGACCCGGCAGATGCGGACTTCGCCGCGGTCAGGGTGTACTGGGACGGTGCTCTCGTGGAGGTACCCGCAGGGGAAGAGCACTTCAACGCAACCGGGCTTGCACCCGATACCGGGTACCAGATCGGCACCAGGACCGTCGACACCGCGGGCAACCTCAACCAGACCTGGGTGAACGCCACCGCGAGAACCGCACCGGACCGCACCCCGCCGGCCGGCGTCACCGACCTGACCGCCGCCACGGTCTCGGAGACTGCGATCACCTGGACCTGGACCGATCCGGCAGATGCAGACTTCGCCGCGGTCAGGGTGTACTGGAACGGCACGGACGTGGAGGTACCCGCAGGGGAAGAGCACTTCAACGCAACCGGGCTTGCACCCGATACCGGGTACCAGATCGGCACCAGGACCGTCGACACCGCGGGCAACCTCAACCAGACCTGGGTGAACGCCACCGCGAGAACTGCACCGGACCGCATCCCACCGGCAAGCGTCACCGACCTGACCGCCGCAACGATCTCAGAGACTGCGATCACCTGGACCTGGACCGACCCGGCAGATGCGGACTTCGACCGGGTGATGCTATCGCTCAACGGCACCTTCCTCACCAATGTTTCGGCGGGCGTCGGCACCTACACCACGACCGACCTCGCACCCGACACCGGCTATCAGATCGGCACCAGGACCGTCGACACCGCGGGCAACATCAACCAGACCCGGGTGAACGCCACCGCGAGAACCGCACCGGACCAGACCCCACCGGCAGGCGTTACCGACCTGACCGCTGCCACGATCTCGGAGACCGCGATCACCTGGACCTGGACCGATCCGGCAGATGCGGACTTCGCCGCGGTCCGGGTGTACTGGAACGGCACGGACGTGGAGGTACCCGCAGGGGACGAGCACTTCAACGCAACCGGGCTTGCACCCGATACCGGGTATCAGATCGGAACACGAACCGTCGACACCGCGGGCAACATCAACCAGACCTGGGTGAACGCCACCGCGAGGACCGCATCTGTTCAGCCCTCACCGACCCCCACCTCCTCGTCATCAGGCAGTGGCGGCGGCAACTCCAGGACCTCTGCCGCCTCGGCAAAACCTCTCTTGCCTGACCAGCAGAGCAGTCTCAGTTTCAAAGGGACGGCGATCTATGTCATCGATGTCATCGCTGCGGACGCCACCCGCGACCTCCTCTTCACCGTCGAAGACGCCGGTTCTCTCCCGGCCGGCATACCCTGCCCCGACGATGAGACCTACTGTATCGAGCACGTGGAGCAGTACCGCACCAATGACAGCGACATCGCCACCGCAACGATCAGGTTCAGCGTGTCGAAGGCATGGCTCGACGAGAGGGGTTACCATTTCTCGGACATCGTCCTCCTGCGCTTCCACAACGGCGTATGGACCGAGATCCCGACGACGTTTGAAGGAGAAAAAGATGGGTATTACTACTACTCCGCCGAAACCCCGGGCTTCTCCTACTTCGCCATCGTCTATCGAGAGAACGGGACAATCGTCCCCGAAGTGACCGCACCGGCACGGGAAGCGGCGGCCAACACCTCCGTCACGTCAGAACCGACACCGCCCCCCGAAGCCACCAGGACAACCCCGACACAGAGCCCTTCGGTTATCTTCGGGATTCTGGGCACCTCAATTGCCATCATCGTTGCCTCAGGTGCGGCCAGGATAAGAAAGCGGTGA
- a CDS encoding DNA repair protein RadA, protein MPDVQRGPPGRGQGRRGVPPGTCVCPACGYEKPKVMGVPCRETECPKCGVPMMGK, encoded by the coding sequence ATGCCTGATGTTCAGAGAGGACCGCCCGGAAGGGGGCAAGGCCGGCGGGGCGTGCCGCCTGGAACCTGTGTATGCCCGGCGTGCGGGTATGAAAAACCAAAGGTCATGGGCGTGCCCTGCCGGGAGACCGAGTGCCCGAAGTGCGGTGTGCCGATGATGGGGAAGTGA
- a CDS encoding MarR family winged helix-turn-helix transcriptional regulator: MRPPHEKIPLGALVSVIHRTHHIIIDERMKRYGLSSGQLFTLIHLAHQQGITQETLARRFHVDKATVARAVRRLEDAGYISRTVDPEDRRAVRIFLTENGEKIVPEIVRIDHEWEKEVCADLTDEEQTMVRTLLRTIAQNSLDIILENEYAGNENKTP; the protein is encoded by the coding sequence ATGCGACCCCCTCACGAGAAGATTCCGCTCGGGGCCCTCGTCTCGGTCATCCACCGGACCCACCACATCATCATCGACGAGCGGATGAAGCGGTACGGCCTCTCCTCAGGCCAGCTCTTCACCCTCATCCACCTTGCCCACCAGCAGGGGATCACCCAGGAGACCCTGGCCCGCCGCTTCCACGTCGACAAAGCCACCGTCGCCCGGGCCGTGCGGCGACTGGAGGACGCGGGATATATCAGCCGCACCGTCGACCCCGAGGACCGCCGGGCCGTCAGGATCTTCCTGACTGAAAACGGAGAGAAGATCGTCCCCGAGATCGTCAGGATCGATCACGAATGGGAAAAAGAGGTCTGCGCCGACCTCACCGACGAAGAACAAACGATGGTCCGCACCCTCCTCAGGACCATCGCCCAGAACAGCCTCGACATCATCCTGGAGAATGAGTATGCAGGAAACGAAAACAAAACGCCCTGA
- a CDS encoding PHP-associated domain-containing protein, with product MRQTVTFARPDFSALRERGLMPVDMHTHTNHSDAPTRVRDALRKAEDHGFGLAITDHNGIGGVLEARRLGTETTVVPGIEVSAWDGPHILVYFYDTHDLEDFYRSHIRDARSKSPYLATRLTTPEVLERAAGYPCVVSAAHPYGYLLFNKGVQKCIDREYLEPTILSEFDAVEALCGGMGRGQNEKAARLAEKEGIGVTGGTDGHLLSDLGTVVTCADAADVGSFLDAVARRETTVVGLEKNALEKCAMAAGVVPQYLPYLGPSLAVHWHQNLPRLLRIPERLRAGLKHP from the coding sequence ATGCGTCAGACAGTCACCTTTGCCCGCCCCGACTTCTCTGCCCTCAGGGAGAGGGGGCTCATGCCGGTGGACATGCACACCCACACGAACCACTCGGACGCCCCGACCCGGGTCAGAGACGCCCTCCGCAAGGCCGAAGACCACGGTTTCGGGCTTGCGATCACCGACCACAACGGTATCGGCGGCGTCCTGGAGGCGCGGCGCCTGGGCACGGAGACGACGGTCGTCCCCGGGATCGAGGTGAGCGCCTGGGACGGTCCGCACATCCTCGTCTATTTTTACGACACCCACGACCTGGAAGATTTTTACCGGTCCCATATCAGGGACGCCCGGAGCAAAAGCCCGTACCTTGCCACCCGTCTCACCACCCCCGAGGTCCTGGAGCGGGCCGCGGGGTACCCCTGCGTCGTCTCGGCCGCCCACCCGTACGGCTACCTCCTCTTCAACAAGGGGGTACAGAAGTGCATCGACCGTGAGTACCTCGAACCTACGATCCTCTCCGAGTTCGACGCCGTCGAAGCGCTCTGCGGCGGCATGGGTAGGGGGCAGAACGAGAAGGCCGCCCGCCTCGCTGAAAAAGAGGGGATCGGGGTCACCGGGGGGACCGACGGCCACCTCCTCTCAGACCTCGGCACCGTGGTCACCTGTGCCGACGCCGCGGATGTGGGATCGTTCCTCGACGCCGTCGCCAGGCGGGAGACGACGGTCGTCGGGCTTGAGAAGAACGCCCTCGAGAAGTGCGCCATGGCCGCCGGGGTCGTCCCCCAGTACCTGCCGTACCTCGGCCCCTCCCTCGCGGTCCACTGGCACCAGAACCTCCCCCGCCTCCTCCGCATCCCCGAGCGGTTGAGAGCAGGGTTAAAGCACCCCTGA
- a CDS encoding MarC family protein, whose protein sequence is MDPTAFFAAFFAALFAIANPIGNVPFFIMYTADVSSTRTRHAVALLLGGVIAGTMLLCMFFGADILKFFGISIPAFQIAGAIILLTIAFSMLSGTHTDRTHALTAATGEGSVWERAEAVIPKVIVPLVIPIYVGAGTISALVLYGHQALADDALLLPALGVVLTVCILITLCNFASDYILQFFGKQGLEIVVRIFGIVIAGIAIQMFFQGLGGLTVGFVNPSI, encoded by the coding sequence ATGGACCCGACCGCGTTCTTCGCCGCGTTCTTTGCCGCTCTCTTCGCGATCGCCAATCCGATCGGCAACGTACCCTTCTTCATCATGTACACCGCAGACGTCTCATCGACCCGCACCAGGCACGCCGTCGCCCTCCTCCTCGGCGGGGTCATCGCCGGGACGATGCTGCTGTGCATGTTCTTCGGCGCCGACATCCTCAAGTTCTTCGGCATCTCGATACCGGCCTTCCAGATTGCCGGGGCGATCATCCTGCTGACCATCGCCTTCTCCATGCTCTCGGGCACCCACACCGACCGTACCCACGCTCTCACCGCCGCGACAGGCGAAGGGTCAGTCTGGGAGCGTGCAGAGGCCGTGATCCCGAAGGTCATCGTTCCCCTCGTCATCCCGATCTATGTCGGGGCAGGCACGATCAGCGCTCTCGTCCTCTACGGCCACCAGGCCCTGGCCGACGATGCCCTCCTTCTCCCGGCCCTCGGCGTTGTCCTGACCGTCTGCATCCTCATCACCCTCTGCAACTTTGCCTCGGACTACATTCTCCAGTTCTTCGGCAAGCAGGGGCTTGAGATCGTGGTCAGGATCTTCGGGATCGTCATCGCCGGCATCGCCATCCAGATGTTCTTCCAGGGACTCGGCGGACTGACCGTCGGCTTCGTCAACCCGAGCATCTAA
- a CDS encoding MATE family efflux transporter, which translates to MQETKTKRPEETGTTKGVSILTGDPKKAIIKLSGPMIMAMFLLSVYNLVDAVWVAGLGDDALAAVGFVTPVFMILIGLGNGLGAGVSSAISRRIGAKDKSGADRAAMHAMLLTILLSVIFTLPLALLAGPVAAALGAGETADLAATYGSIVFSGTIFILFTNIAYAVLRAEGDTRRTMYAMGVSAVVNMVLDPILIYWAGMGIAGAAWATVIAVALVSVVLLYWFLVRRDTYVTLSWQGFSPDRAIVKDILRVGLPASMEFFLMSIVVIVINGLLVHVAGTEAVAVYTSGWRVVMFAIIPFAAIGTSVVSVAGASYGARLFENLRTAHTFSVGLGVAIALAISAVTWIFAPQIALIFTYSPESAHLAPTIVAFLRTICFFYPFVPPGIMSGSVFQGTGKGMYSLVLSLLRNLVFIAVFAYLLALPLGLGEAGVWWGIVIGNILGGIVGYGWARIYIARLLRVSKMGGKAAV; encoded by the coding sequence ATGCAGGAAACGAAAACAAAACGCCCTGAAGAGACCGGCACCACAAAGGGCGTCTCCATCCTCACCGGCGACCCGAAGAAGGCCATCATCAAACTCTCGGGCCCGATGATCATGGCGATGTTCCTCCTCTCGGTCTACAACCTCGTCGACGCCGTCTGGGTTGCAGGACTTGGTGACGACGCCCTCGCCGCCGTCGGGTTCGTGACCCCGGTCTTCATGATCCTCATCGGCCTCGGGAACGGCCTCGGGGCCGGGGTGAGTTCGGCCATCTCGCGCCGGATCGGTGCAAAAGATAAATCAGGAGCAGATCGTGCGGCCATGCACGCGATGCTCCTGACCATCCTCCTCTCGGTCATCTTCACCCTCCCCCTCGCCCTCCTCGCCGGTCCGGTTGCCGCCGCCCTCGGTGCCGGCGAGACCGCAGACCTCGCGGCGACCTATGGGAGCATCGTCTTCTCCGGGACGATCTTCATCCTCTTCACCAACATCGCCTATGCCGTCCTCAGGGCCGAAGGCGACACCAGACGGACGATGTACGCCATGGGGGTGTCCGCCGTCGTCAACATGGTCCTCGACCCCATCCTCATCTACTGGGCCGGGATGGGCATCGCCGGTGCAGCCTGGGCCACCGTCATCGCCGTCGCCCTCGTCTCGGTCGTCCTGCTCTACTGGTTCCTCGTCAGGAGAGACACCTATGTCACCCTCTCCTGGCAGGGTTTCTCCCCTGACCGGGCGATCGTCAAAGACATCCTCAGGGTCGGGCTCCCGGCAAGCATGGAGTTCTTCCTGATGTCGATCGTCGTCATCGTCATCAACGGCCTCCTCGTCCATGTCGCCGGCACCGAAGCCGTCGCCGTCTATACCTCAGGGTGGCGGGTCGTGATGTTTGCGATCATCCCCTTCGCCGCCATCGGCACCTCGGTCGTCTCGGTCGCCGGTGCGTCCTATGGTGCGCGGCTCTTTGAAAATCTCAGGACCGCCCACACCTTCTCGGTCGGCCTGGGGGTGGCGATCGCCCTCGCCATCAGTGCCGTCACCTGGATCTTCGCCCCGCAGATCGCCCTCATCTTCACCTACTCCCCGGAGAGCGCCCACCTCGCCCCGACGATCGTCGCCTTCCTCCGGACGATCTGCTTCTTCTATCCCTTCGTCCCGCCGGGCATCATGTCGGGTTCGGTCTTTCAGGGAACCGGGAAGGGGATGTACTCGCTCGTCCTCAGTCTGCTGCGCAACCTCGTCTTCATCGCCGTCTTCGCGTACCTGCTCGCCCTTCCCCTCGGCCTCGGCGAGGCGGGGGTCTGGTGGGGGATCGTCATCGGCAACATCCTCGGCGGGATCGTCGGGTACGGATGGGCCAGGATCTATATCGCCCGCCTCCTCAGGGTGAGCAAAATGGGTGGGAAGGCGGCCGTCTGA